The genomic region CTTGCCAGGGGGCCTCTGGGTTAAGAGCACCTTGCCATCTTTAAGTAAAAGAGCCGCCACTACCGGGAAACGCATTAGCCAAAAACCCGCCTAAAAATAGTATCCACATGCCGCAGGTAGTGGTTAAGGTCAAAAATCTTTTCTAATTCGTCAGAAGAAATATGCCTGGTTATCTCAGGGTCACTTTTTACCACTTCAGGAAAGGTTTTGTTTTCATCTTCCCAAACTTCCATGGCCCTTCGCTGAACCAAAACATAGGCCTCCTGTCGTGGAAGGCCCTTTTCAGTTAGGGCTAAAAGAAGCGGCTGGGTATAAATTAGCCCCCTTAGCAAGTTTAAATTCCTTTGCATGCGTTCGGGGTAAACTACAAGCTTATCAAGCATGCCGGTTAAGCGCTTGAGCATAAAGTCAGAAAGAGTGGTAGCATCTGGCACTATTACCCTCTCAACCGAAGAATGGCTTATATCGCGCTCGTGCCAAAGGGCGTCGTTTTCAAGGGCAGGCATGACATAGCCGCGCACCATGCGTGCTAAGCCGCACAGATTTTCTGAAAGGATAGGGTTTCGTTTGTGCGGCATAGCCGAGGAACCTTTTTGGCCTTTGGCAAAAAACTCTTCGGCCTCAAGTACTTCCGTGCGCTGAAGATGCCTTATCTCGGTGGCAATTTTTTCTACCGTGCCCGCCAGCACCGCCAGCGCGGCCATGTACTCAGCGTAGCGGTCTCGCTGAACCACCTGGTTTGAGACCGGCTCGGGTTTAAGGCCCATTTTTTCGCAAACATAGGTCTCAACTTCAGGTTCAATATGGGCAAAGGTGCCTACGGCTCCTGAGATTTTGCCGTAAGAAATCGTCTCAAGGGCGGCTTCAAGGCGCTTTTTATTGCGGCGCATCTCTTCATACCATAAGGCAAACTTTAAGCCAAAAGTTATGGGCTCAGCGTGAATACCATGAGTGCGGCCAATCATGACTGTATCTTTGTGTTCAAGAGCGCGGCGTTTAAGGACTTGAAGGAGTTCGTCTGTGTCTTCTGTGATGATTTCCATGGCCCGTTTCATGAGCCAGGCCATAGCCGTATCTAGCATATCAGAAGAAGTCATGCCCAGGTGGAGATAGCGGCCTTCAGGGCCGATTACGCGTTCCATGTAAGTTAAGAAGGCGATAACATCGTGGCGGGTCTCACGCTCAATTTCTTCTACCTTGGCTACGTCTTCAGGGCTAAAGCCTTCTTCGAGAAAAGGCTTTGTCTTTTCCTGAATAACTTTTATGGCGCTTTCTGGGACTTTTCCAAGCTTGGCCCAGGCTTCAGCGGCTAGCACTTCCACCAGGAGCCAGGCCCTTAACTTTTCTTCTGGGCTCCATAGTTTGGCCATTACCTCGCGGGTATAACGTGGAATCATAGGCTATCTCCTTTTGGCTTTGTTGAATAATAAATTTTGCAAAGGAAACATTTTCGGCTAAAAATCATACCCCAAAGGGAGGCCTTTATGAAGGATTTTTTGGTTATTCCAGAAAGACTGGCGCGCATAAAAGAGGTCCTTGAAAGACGTCAGCCTGATTTACGCCTTTTTCTTGAGCGGGTGGTGAATTATCACAATGTAAGCGCCATTTTGCGTACCGCCGATGCCGTAGGCGTGCTTCACGTGCATTATTTTCATGAGGGCGAGCTTCCCATAAATGACGCCATTACCTGTGGGGCCCACCGTTGGCTTTTACTACACCGGGAAGAAAAAGTAAAAGAGGCCCTTACT from Thermodesulfatator indicus DSM 15286 harbors:
- the purB gene encoding adenylosuccinate lyase yields the protein MIPRYTREVMAKLWSPEEKLRAWLLVEVLAAEAWAKLGKVPESAIKVIQEKTKPFLEEGFSPEDVAKVEEIERETRHDVIAFLTYMERVIGPEGRYLHLGMTSSDMLDTAMAWLMKRAMEIITEDTDELLQVLKRRALEHKDTVMIGRTHGIHAEPITFGLKFALWYEEMRRNKKRLEAALETISYGKISGAVGTFAHIEPEVETYVCEKMGLKPEPVSNQVVQRDRYAEYMAALAVLAGTVEKIATEIRHLQRTEVLEAEEFFAKGQKGSSAMPHKRNPILSENLCGLARMVRGYVMPALENDALWHERDISHSSVERVIVPDATTLSDFMLKRLTGMLDKLVVYPERMQRNLNLLRGLIYTQPLLLALTEKGLPRQEAYVLVQRRAMEVWEDENKTFPEVVKSDPEITRHISSDELEKIFDLNHYLRHVDTIFRRVFG